The genomic stretch TACCTGGTGGGCCGGGATGGTTTCATGCGCTCCAACTCCCGATTCGAAACCGAACCGACCGTTCTGAAAAAAGAGATCGACACCTTAGCCAGCCACCTCTGGTTCCATAACGAAATTGAAACACATGGTTCCGCATGGACCGGTCGGAAACCGGACATGAGTGCTCAAGTCCATGACTTTGAAAAAATGACGGAGGAACCCCTCACTCCGCTTAGTGAAATAAATGCCACCATTTTCAAGGTCGCCCAGCCCTATCCAGACTATCGCGGGAAGATGGTGCTGGGCTGGATCGTGGATATCGCTTTTATTGAAACATACGGTCTGGAGTGGGCTCTCATTGCGGAAATCGATGCCAATGAAGCTTTTGCGCCCATCGCAGAGCTTAAGGCACGGATGATCTTTACCCTGGCGGCCACCACGATTTTGGTATTTCTGGTGGCGGTTTTGGTGACTGGCTCCATCGTCGGCCCCCTGCGGCGTTTGACCCAATGGTCGAAACAGATCGCTGCGGGAAACCTGCAATATGCCGACATCAAAACACCCCCCGATGAGCTGGGGGCGTTGAATCAAAGCTTTCGGGAGATGGTGGACTCCTTATTGGATGTCTCGGAGGTGTGCCAGGTGATCGCCCTGGGAGATATTGGCGCCCCCCTCACCATCCGCAGCACAGAGGATGTCACAGGTCGCGCAGTCAACCAGATGCGAGAAAATTTAAGCCAGGTGATCGAGCAGGCCAACGCCATCGCCCAGGGTGACTATTCCATCGAAATCACCCCCCGCTCCAGCCGGGATACTCTCTCCACCTCACTTCTCAGCATGACCCACTCCCTGAGGGAGATGAGTTCCAGAAACGAACGGGATCAGTGGCAAAAAAGCGGCCAGACCATCTTGAACGACCGTATACGGGGGGAGCAGGAACCCGCCGCCCTGGCTGCGACCATCATTCGATTTTTGGCTGACCATATGGAAGCCCGGGTGGGCACCTTCTATCAATCCAAAGCGGAAGGAGCCCTGGAGCTACTGGGTAGTTATGCCCTGATTCAGGATCAATCCCCTGCCACCTATCAGCCTGGAGAGGGGCTCGTGGGGCAGGCCGTAGTGGAAAAAGAACCGATCCTCGTCACCAACGTCCCGGAGCACTATCTCCCCATTCACTCCAGCCTGGGAGAGGGGACTCCCCGGAATATCCTGATCTACCCCATCGTCCGCAACGGCTCGGTACTGGGGGTGTTGGAGCTGGGTAGCCTCAATGAATTCAACTCCGAGCATCTGGCCTTTTTGGATTTGGTGACAGAAAGCATCGCTCTGGCCATCATCGGTGCGGTCTCCAACCAGCAACTCAAGGAGATGCTTCAGCAGACCCGTCAGCAGGCTCTGGAGCTGGAGGCCAAGGGAAGGCAGCTCACCCACACCAACCAAAAACTTCAGGAGCAGACCGAAGAGCTGCAAGCCAGCGAAGAGGAGCTCAAGGAGCAGCAGGCGGAACTACAAGCCACCAACGAAGCCCTCATGGCCTCGGAAGAAGAGCTGAAGAAACAGCAGGAGGAGATTCGAGCTACCAACGAAGCTCTGTTGGAAAAGACCGAACACCTGGAAAATAATCAATCCGCCCTGGAAGAGGCCCAGCACGAAATCGAGGAAAAAGCCCGGCATCTGGAGGAGGTGAGCCGCTACAAATCCCAGTTCCTCTCCAACATGTCCCACGAGCTGCGCACCCCACTGAACAGCTTGCTGATTTTGGCCAAAAATCTCACGGAAAACGAAGAAAACAATCTCACCTCAGAGCAGATCGAGGCCGCCCAGATCATCCATGCCAGTGGCTCGGATCTACTCAGCCTGATCAACGACATTCTGGATCTTTCCAAGGTGGAGTCCGGCAAGATGGAACTCCACACCAGCTGGGTGGAAACCGACGACATGGCGCTCTTCCTGAAGCGCCACTTCACCCATGTGGCCAAGGACAAGGGGCTGACACTCCAGGTGGATGTGCTGGACGGCACGCCGACGGGGCTTTCCAGCGATGAAGGCAAAATCAGCCAGGTTTTGAAAAATCTGGTCGCAAACGCCATTAAATATACCGACCAAGGCACGGTTTCGGTCCGCTTCCGCCCCCCACCCACAGATCGCCGTCTTTCTGAAAATGAGCTGAGGCTGGCCGCTCCGGAACATTTGGCGGCCTCCAAGGCGCTGGCCATCGAAGTGGAAGACAGCGGCATCGGCATCCCTTCCGAAAAGTATGAATCCATCTTCCAGGCCTTCAAACAGGCAGATGGCACCACCAGCCGGAAGTATGGCGGCACAGGTCTCGGACTCTCCATCTCCCGGGAACTCACCCGCCTTCTGGGAGGAGAGATCCGCCTCATGAGTCGGGAAGGTCAGGGAAGCGTCTTCACCCTGCTCCTCCCCAAAAAAATCGAAGAGGCCTGGTCCGAGCCAGACACCCCCCCCACCACCCCCATGGGCAATCCCCTCACTCGCCGGGCTTCGGATCGGCGAGCCCCAAGATCGCCCCCGGTCATCACCTCCCCCCCACCCGCCTCACCACCCGTGGTGGACGATCTCAAAATAATCACCAGCGGGGATCGGGTCATGTTGATCGTCACCGCCGACCAGAATGAGGGTCAGGTTCTCCTGGAGATGACCCGGGAAAAAGGCTTCAAGGGCATTTTGGCCAAAGATGGCACCTCTGGACTGGCACTGATTGCCAAACACGAACCCACAGCCATCCTCCTGGACGCTTCCTTGCCGGGTCTGGATGGTATGGAGGTGATGGAGCGTCTCAAGCAGGATCCCGAAACCCGCCATCTACCGGTCCACATACTCTCCGACGATATCCAGAAGGATCAACTGGGCCTCAAAAAAGGGGCGGCGGGATTGATCCAGCGACCGGTCAACAAAAAACGGATGGCCGAAATTTTCCGTCAAATCGAACGTCTGACCGGTCCCGAGCCCCGGCAGCTGCTCATTGTTGAGGACAACAGCGTCGCCAGGAAAGAGCTGGGACGAATTTTTGCAAGCCCCGAAGTGCAGGTTATCGCTGTCGGTAATGGTGAAAAAGCGTTGAATCTCCTTAAAAAGAGGGATTTCGACTGCCTGATTCTCGATCTGGGGCTACCGGATATGACCGGCATGGAAATGCTGGAGCGTATGGCGCGGAAAAAATATGCCGCCAAAACCCCGGTGATCGTCCACTCCGCCCGGGATCTGAGCCGGGAAGAGATTCTACTTTTGCGCAAATATACCGAAAGCATCGTCATCAAAGGGGTGCACTCCCAGGAACGACTCCTGGATGAAGCGACCCTGTTTTTACATCGCCCCACCAAAAAGCTCCCCAAAAAACAGCGCTCCATGCTGGAAAAACGCCAGGATCCGGCACAAGCCTTTCAGGGTCGGACCATTTTGTTGGTGGATGATGACATGCGCAACACCTTTGCCCTGAAGAGAATTCTGGAACCAAAGGGACTTAAGGTGGTACCTGCGAGCAATGGCCGGGAAGCCATGGAAGAGTTGCAAAAATCATCCGACATCGATCTCATTCTGATGGATGTCATGATGCCGGAGATGGATGGCTTTGAAGCGATTCGCAACATTCGTGGGGATGCCCGATTCCAGGAGATCATCATCATCGGTCTCAGCGCCAAAGCAAGCCCCGAGGATCGTAACGATCTCCTCAAGGTGGGGGCCAACGACTATCTCTCCAAACCGGTGGATCAGGCATTGTTGCTGGCCAAGCTGCGTAACTGGCTGGAAAAATATCCGACAAAAGAAGAGACTGATCATCCAGGGGAACAGGCCTAAAGGCTATGGCGTATCTCTCCAAAACAAAAGAGAGCGTCGTGCTGGCAGGCTGGCTAGACATAGAATATATGAATGAATCATTAATTCCATACCATCTGTTACATCTTAATGGCTGACAGACCTTTACCATCAAGCAAAATGACCCATAATCTCACCCCAGTCCAAAAAGCCGCACCGATCCCTGTAGAGCGAACGGTTTGTCTGATCAAACATGGATAACAGCCTCCCCAAAATCCTCATCATCGACGACAAGCCGGCCAACCTCACGGCCATGAAAAGCATGCTGGCCAAAGTCGACGCCCAACTTTTCACAGCCGAATCAGGCAATGAGACCCTGGCTCTCTGCCTGAAAAACGACTTTGCCCTGCTGCTTTTGGATGTCCAGATGCCGGACATGGATGGCTATCAGGTGGCGGAATTTCTCCGGGACGAGCCCCAAACCCGGCACATGCCGATTATTTTCGTCACCGCCTATTATGCGGAAGAAAAAAACAAGCTTAAGGCCTACTGCTCCGGGGGGGTGGATTTTATTCTGAAACCCATCGATACCCGGATTTTGCTCTCCAAGGTGGAAATTTTTCTCAATCTTTACAATCAAAAACACCAACTCCAACGGCAGGCCACCCTTCTGGAAGAACAAAACGCCCGTCTGGAGCGGGAGTTGATCCACCGCCAAGAGATGGATGTGAAAATCCAAAAGGCGCTCAAGGCTGCGGAATCGGGCAACCGGGCCAAAAGCCGTTTTTTGGCCGCCATGAGCCATGAAGTGCGCACCCCCCTGAATGGTGTGCTGGGCTTTGCCCAACTGCTCACCAATAGCGAACTCAACGAAAAACAGCGCCGCCATGTGGATACCATCATTCGCTCCGGCAACGATCTGCTCCTGATTATCAACGACATTCTCGATTTTTCCAAAGTGGAGTCGGGGGTGGTGGAGCTGAACAAGGTCGCTTTTGATCTGGGGCCGTTGGTTGAAGAGGTGATCAATCTGCTCACTCCCCGAGCCCGACAACAGGAGGTTGAGCTTCTCTGGCAATTTTTTCCCGATATACCCACCCGGCTGATCGGCGATCCCCAACGACTCAAGCAGGTGTTGGGCAATCTGATAGGCAACGCCATCAAGTTTACCGAGGGGGGGCTGGTGACCCTCTATATCAAGCTCAAGGAAGCGACTTCTTCCCGGGCGGTGCTGGAGTTTATGGTGGATGACAGCGGCATCGGTATTCCCAAAGAAGCGCTGGATCAACTGCTGGTGCCGTTTTATCAGGTGGATGGTTCCAGCACCCGCAGGTTTGGTGGTACGGGCTTGGGGCTTGCGATCTCCTCGGGGCTGGTGGAGCTGATGGGGGGTGGGATGGAGGTCAAATCCACCGAAGGCTTGGGCTCCTCCTTTCGTTTTTCAGCCCGCTTCGAAAAACCGACCCAACAACCCCTCCCCTCCCCGATTCGCAAACCCGCCACGCCCCCGGTCGACCAACACACCCAGCGTCCCCCGGTACCCTTTGGCGGCCTCAACCTGCTGGTGGCGGAGGATGAACCCATGGCCCAATCCCTGATCGGGGAAATTTTGGTCCGGTTGGGTTTTGCCAAGGTCGAGGCGGTTTCTAATGGCCAGGAGGTTTTGGATCGGATGGAGGCTGGGCGCTACGATCTCATCATCATGGATTGCCGGATGCCGGTGATGGATGGCTATCGGGCCACCCAGGAAATTCGCCGTCTGGAAAAGGCGCAAAATTTCACCACCCGAATCCCCATCATCGCGCTAACGGCCAACGCCATGCAGGAGGAGCAAAAGGCCTGTTTTGATGCGGGAATGGATGCTTTTGTTGCCAAGCCTTTTCGGATTGAAGAGTTAAAAGCGACCATTCAGAAGATGGTTTCGACTTCGATGGCCAAGGGTGCTATTCCCTCCCCGGAGTGATGCTTTGGGATGGTTCCAAAGCACCCCCCTCCCCCCATTATTCCCCCAAGGCCTCATCCCGGGCCTTTATCGATAATTCAGCTTTGTTCCTATAGCCCAACCCTCAATACAACAAAACCTGGACCCACTCCCCCTAACGACGGCATGCTTTACATATACCACAAAAAAACATCAAGGTAATTTCAGAAAGTCACAAAATACACTGTAAAATGACGAAAAATTTTCAATAAATTCCCTCCCAGACAAGACTCA from Magnetococcales bacterium encodes the following:
- a CDS encoding response regulator, translated to MTDLDPKQAEKIPFYQGIGRRLLLWFMTIAILPLAGVMWGSYENAKTEILTNADQILTNSLVLKTRYIEKYLDEELMELDWISRSPTTLRFLEDLIASHEKSGLTLQAFTQSAAWQALATQHKNELENFRESFEYTDIYLLDLDGNVLFALKDTICLGTNVPTGDKGDTPFGLATKEALRGQGAVISDLEIHEASRGQATFLTMRQVKDGAGHPIGLAAIRLTSNEINEFLSDRTGLGLSGETYLVGRDGFMRSNSRFETEPTVLKKEIDTLASHLWFHNEIETHGSAWTGRKPDMSAQVHDFEKMTEEPLTPLSEINATIFKVAQPYPDYRGKMVLGWIVDIAFIETYGLEWALIAEIDANEAFAPIAELKARMIFTLAATTILVFLVAVLVTGSIVGPLRRLTQWSKQIAAGNLQYADIKTPPDELGALNQSFREMVDSLLDVSEVCQVIALGDIGAPLTIRSTEDVTGRAVNQMRENLSQVIEQANAIAQGDYSIEITPRSSRDTLSTSLLSMTHSLREMSSRNERDQWQKSGQTILNDRIRGEQEPAALAATIIRFLADHMEARVGTFYQSKAEGALELLGSYALIQDQSPATYQPGEGLVGQAVVEKEPILVTNVPEHYLPIHSSLGEGTPRNILIYPIVRNGSVLGVLELGSLNEFNSEHLAFLDLVTESIALAIIGAVSNQQLKEMLQQTRQQALELEAKGRQLTHTNQKLQEQTEELQASEEELKEQQAELQATNEALMASEEELKKQQEEIRATNEALLEKTEHLENNQSALEEAQHEIEEKARHLEEVSRYKSQFLSNMSHELRTPLNSLLILAKNLTENEENNLTSEQIEAAQIIHASGSDLLSLINDILDLSKVESGKMELHTSWVETDDMALFLKRHFTHVAKDKGLTLQVDVLDGTPTGLSSDEGKISQVLKNLVANAIKYTDQGTVSVRFRPPPTDRRLSENELRLAAPEHLAASKALAIEVEDSGIGIPSEKYESIFQAFKQADGTTSRKYGGTGLGLSISRELTRLLGGEIRLMSREGQGSVFTLLLPKKIEEAWSEPDTPPTTPMGNPLTRRASDRRAPRSPPVITSPPPASPPVVDDLKIITSGDRVMLIVTADQNEGQVLLEMTREKGFKGILAKDGTSGLALIAKHEPTAILLDASLPGLDGMEVMERLKQDPETRHLPVHILSDDIQKDQLGLKKGAAGLIQRPVNKKRMAEIFRQIERLTGPEPRQLLIVEDNSVARKELGRIFASPEVQVIAVGNGEKALNLLKKRDFDCLILDLGLPDMTGMEMLERMARKKYAAKTPVIVHSARDLSREEILLLRKYTESIVIKGVHSQERLLDEATLFLHRPTKKLPKKQRSMLEKRQDPAQAFQGRTILLVDDDMRNTFALKRILEPKGLKVVPASNGREAMEELQKSSDIDLILMDVMMPEMDGFEAIRNIRGDARFQEIIIIGLSAKASPEDRNDLLKVGANDYLSKPVDQALLLAKLRNWLEKYPTKEETDHPGEQA
- a CDS encoding response regulator; amino-acid sequence: MDNSLPKILIIDDKPANLTAMKSMLAKVDAQLFTAESGNETLALCLKNDFALLLLDVQMPDMDGYQVAEFLRDEPQTRHMPIIFVTAYYAEEKNKLKAYCSGGVDFILKPIDTRILLSKVEIFLNLYNQKHQLQRQATLLEEQNARLERELIHRQEMDVKIQKALKAAESGNRAKSRFLAAMSHEVRTPLNGVLGFAQLLTNSELNEKQRRHVDTIIRSGNDLLLIINDILDFSKVESGVVELNKVAFDLGPLVEEVINLLTPRARQQEVELLWQFFPDIPTRLIGDPQRLKQVLGNLIGNAIKFTEGGLVTLYIKLKEATSSRAVLEFMVDDSGIGIPKEALDQLLVPFYQVDGSSTRRFGGTGLGLAISSGLVELMGGGMEVKSTEGLGSSFRFSARFEKPTQQPLPSPIRKPATPPVDQHTQRPPVPFGGLNLLVAEDEPMAQSLIGEILVRLGFAKVEAVSNGQEVLDRMEAGRYDLIIMDCRMPVMDGYRATQEIRRLEKAQNFTTRIPIIALTANAMQEEQKACFDAGMDAFVAKPFRIEELKATIQKMVSTSMAKGAIPSPE